Part of the Corynebacterium efficiens YS-314 genome is shown below.
CACAGCACGGTAGGCGATCTCCACCTGGAAGATGTACCCGGCCTTGGAGAGTTCATCCATGGGCAGGGCCTCCAGGACCTCACGGCGGAACACCCGGTAGCCGGCGGTCATGTCGGACAGCCCGGTGCCCAGTGCCAGGGAGATGTAGATGTTGCCGCCCTTGGACAGCACCCAGCGGTCCTTCGGCCAGTTGACCACCTTGCCGCCGGGGATGTAGCGGGAACCGATGACCAGGTCCGCGCCGTTGTCGATCTCGGCGAGCAGGAGATGGAGCTGCTCGGGTGCGTGGGAGCCGTCGGCATCCATCTCGCAGAGGTTGCTGTAGTCGCGGTCCAGACCCCAGCGGAAACCGGCGAGATAGGCGGCGAAGAGTCCATCCTTCTCGGTGCGGTGGAGCACGTGGATGTGGTCGTCGGCGGCGGCCAGCTCATCGGCACGGTCACCGGTGCCGTCGGGGCTATTGTCATCCACGATGAGCACGTCCACCTCCGGGGTGGCGGTGCGCACCCGGTCAACGATCAGGGGGAGGTTCTCCAGCTCGTTGTAGGTGGGGATGATGACCAAGGTGGTAGCGGTAGCCCCTGGTGCCTCTTTGCTCATCGGGGTGGGCCTCCTTGTCCGCATGACACGGACCTAGTTGTGAAGATGGATGGGGTCATTTGCGACGTGTGGTCGCGCGGGCCGATGCAGCACGCTGTTTACCCGCACCGGAGGAGTTCCCCCCTCGGGATGACGGGGCTGTCTTCTTCGCCGGTTGTTTCCGCGAAGCCACCTTCTTGGATGGCTCCGACGTACCAACCCGGTTCCGGGAATGTGCGTTGAACCACAGGGCGGCGATGCCGGCCAATGTTCCCATGATAACCAACACCAATTCAACATAGAAACCCACACGGGCTGCAAGTGTGACGGTCTGCTTCAGTGGGATGTCCGCGGTGAGGGTGGCGGCCTCGAAAATCCGGGTGCTCTGCTCCACGGTCCCATCGGGCAGAACGATGGCGGAGACACCCGAGGTGGCGGCCACCACCACGGCACGGTCGAATTCAATGGCCCGCATGCGGCTCATGGCCAGCTGCTGGTAGGTCATGTCGGTGAAACCGAAGGTGGCGTTGTTGGTCGGCGTGGAGAGGAACTCCGCCCCGTTGGCGATCGCGTCCCTGCCCGCCTGGTCGAAGATCACCTCATAACAGGTCTGGATGCCCACCACCACGGCACGACCCAGGCTGGCGGCGTTCATGCTCACCGTGCCGGCGCCGTCGCCCGGTTTGAAATCGCCCGCGGCATCCACCCACGGGGAGAACAGTCGAAAGAACTCCCGGAAGGGCATGTACTCGCCGAAGGGTTGGAGGTATTTCTTGTGGTGGTACTCCCCCGCCCCGGTCTCGGGGTCGAAGACCACCATGGTGTTGCGGGCACCGACCTCATCACGGGTGATGGTGCCGACCAGGATCGGGGCCTGCGCGGCATCCACCGCCGAGTTGATGAGGGCGGCGGCCTCCGGGTCGGTGAACGGGTTGACATCGGAGGAATTCTCCGGCCAGATCACCAGATCCACCTGCTCGTCGATGTTTCGGGTTTCCCGCACGTGGTTGGCCAGCACGGCACGGCGCTGGGCGTTGAAGTCAAGGCCCATGCGTGGAACATTGCCCTGAACGGCGGCCACCGACACCGCTTCCGAGCTGGTGCCGTCCCGGTCGATGTAGAGGGAGGTGGTCAGGCCCATCAGCAGGACCAGGGCGGCCACCCCGAGTCCCATGAGGCGCTCACGGTTGATCAGTACCACCGCGAGCCCCACCGCCACGAACACGGTGGCCGCGGTGACCAGGGCGGGCCCACCGAGGGAGACCAGGTTGGCCAGGGGGCCGTTGATCTGTCCCCAGGCCAGGCGCACCCAGGCGAACCCGCCGAAGGGCCAGCTACTGCGCAGGTACTCCACCGCCACGTAGAACAGGGGGAACAGGAATGCGCCCCACCTGCGCCACCTGGCCAGTGCCACGCCTCCGGCACCGAGGGCGATGGAGTACAGCGCCAGTGTCACCGCCAGGGCGATATAGGGCAGATTGCCCACGAACTCCCCGATCCACGGCAACAGCAGCAGATACTGGATCAACCCGTGGATGAAGCCGTAGAGCATGCCCTGGGCGATGGTCGGTCCGGCCGCCACCCGATCACCACGACCACCACGGCCCCCACTACTCCAGGGCGCCAGGGAGATATACAGCAGGGCGGTGCCGACGATACCGGCGAGGAACCACCCGACGGGTTCATGGGAGGCATAGACGAGAAGGCCACCGAGAGCGGCGATGGTCCCGCGGATGAGAACGGTCACTTATCCCGGTCCTCGCCATCAGAGAGGCCGGAGGGGTCGTCATCGGTTTTCCCGTCACGCGGGGTACCGAAGTCCTCGGGGCGCAGATCTGAAGTCCACTCCTGGATCTCCTCCTCATCGAGGATGATGGGGCGGGCGGTCTGCTCGGGGGTGGCGCTGGCTGCTCCGAAACCACCGTAGGAGGTCTGGGGGCGGAAACCGTTGGCGGCCTGGAAACCACGGACGCCGAGGTCCTCGATCGCGGTGCGCAGCCGCCTGGCCAGCGTGCGCCGGATGAGCGCGCGGGTGGGTGGGAACATCAGGAGCAGTCCCAGCACGGAGGTGACGAATCCCGGCATGACCACCAGGATGGCACCGGCGGCGGTGAGACCGAAGTTGCCGGCGATGGCCCCGGGGTTACCCTGCCCGGATTTCTGGGCGATGGCGGCGGCACGGCTGATGCGTTGCATCTCCACGGCGGCGAGGATGAGGCCACCGAAGAAGGCGAGGAACAACAGGCCGATGGCCCAGCCGATCCCCAGCCACATGACCACCGCCATGAAGGCGAGGATTTCAATGACAAAGTACGGTATTGCTATTGCTGCAGGCACACCCCAACCCTACCTGCACAGGCCGACGCGACCTACCGCGGAGCTCATGCCCCGTGGAGCCGGTCGAGGAGCCATCCGGAGTGGTCGGTGAGGTGCCGGAAGTAGGGACCGAAGTGGTTGAGGCCGGTGCGGCCGGGCACACGGGGCAGACCGGACTCATGCCAGGTGACATCGGCACCGCGTGCCACCCACCGGTCGCGGACGTCGCGGACCTGATGGACGGGGATGACATCGTCGTGGGTGGAGCCCCACAGCAGGACGGGGATGCCCGGGGTGATGCGTCCGAGTTGCTGGCGTTCGAATTCCCTGAGGACACCGGGGAGGTCGTCGAGGATGTCACCGAGGGATTGTCCCGTGGTGGTCCAGGAGGTCGTGTTCTCATACGCGCTGGTGATGACGGTGCCGCCGGCGCAGGTGGCGATGTTGCGGAGTATCTCCGTGAGGCCGTGCGAGGTGAGGACGGGGAGGATCTCGTCGTGAAGCTCAGGCCGGGTGGCGGCGAGCCCGGCGACGGCGTAGGCGATGACCCCGGTGAGCATGCCGCCGTCGACGGCGCGCAGGACACCCGGCAGGTCGGAGGGTGGGGCCCCGACCACGGCGGCGATGGGGTTGATGTCCGGGGTGGTGCGACTGAGTTGGGCGGCCCAGCCCACCGCGCCTCCACCCTGGGAGAAACCCCAGAGGCCGAGGGGTTGGTCGGGTGTGATGCCGAGGTGGCGGGCGGCGCGGATGGCGTCGACAAGCGCCCCTGCTGCGGTGATGGAGTCGCAGTAGTACTGGATGCCGGCAACCGGGTCGCGTGGATAGTCGATGAAGATGACATCGACGCCCTGGGCGAGGAACCAGGTGAGCACGGGCAGTTCGTAGGCGGCGATCGCGTCGACGGGGCGGTCGGGGAAGACGCTCAGGCCGATGGCGCAGGTGTGGGAGGGGTCGCAGTGCGCGGCCACACCCTGGGTGGAGGGGGCGAAGGCGACGACGGGCCGTGGGGTGTCACGCAGATGGGGTGTTTTGGAGAGGCACACTCCCCCGGTGGCGGTGATCGCCCTGCCGGTGGGGTCCTCGGTGATGTATTCGAAGCGGTAGGAGCTGGCGGGGTTGAGTTCGCCGCGGGTACCCAGAACGCGAAGGGGTGCGACGTTGACCAGCGTGCCGGGTTCCATGCCG
Proteins encoded:
- a CDS encoding polyprenol monophosphomannose synthase codes for the protein MSKEAPGATATTLVIIPTYNELENLPLIVDRVRTATPEVDVLIVDDNSPDGTGDRADELAAADDHIHVLHRTEKDGLFAAYLAGFRWGLDRDYSNLCEMDADGSHAPEQLHLLLAEIDNGADLVIGSRYIPGGKVVNWPKDRWVLSKGGNIYISLALGTGLSDMTAGYRVFRREVLEALPMDELSKAGYIFQVEIAYRAVEMGFDVREVPITFTEREIGESKLDGSFVKDSLLEVTRWGLKHRATQAKELSKEIAGLVAYEYKHWRKRNDWF
- the lnt gene encoding apolipoprotein N-acyltransferase; this translates as MTVLIRGTIAALGGLLVYASHEPVGWFLAGIVGTALLYISLAPWSSGGRGGRGDRVAAGPTIAQGMLYGFIHGLIQYLLLLPWIGEFVGNLPYIALAVTLALYSIALGAGGVALARWRRWGAFLFPLFYVAVEYLRSSWPFGGFAWVRLAWGQINGPLANLVSLGGPALVTAATVFVAVGLAVVLINRERLMGLGVAALVLLMGLTTSLYIDRDGTSSEAVSVAAVQGNVPRMGLDFNAQRRAVLANHVRETRNIDEQVDLVIWPENSSDVNPFTDPEAAALINSAVDAAQAPILVGTITRDEVGARNTMVVFDPETGAGEYHHKKYLQPFGEYMPFREFFRLFSPWVDAAGDFKPGDGAGTVSMNAASLGRAVVVGIQTCYEVIFDQAGRDAIANGAEFLSTPTNNATFGFTDMTYQQLAMSRMRAIEFDRAVVVAATSGVSAIVLPDGTVEQSTRIFEAATLTADIPLKQTVTLAARVGFYVELVLVIMGTLAGIAALWFNAHSRNRVGTSEPSKKVASRKQPAKKTAPSSRGGNSSGAGKQRAASARATTRRK
- a CDS encoding FxsA family protein; protein product: MPAAIAIPYFVIEILAFMAVVMWLGIGWAIGLLFLAFFGGLILAAVEMQRISRAAAIAQKSGQGNPGAIAGNFGLTAAGAILVVMPGFVTSVLGLLLMFPPTRALIRRTLARRLRTAIEDLGVRGFQAANGFRPQTSYGGFGAASATPEQTARPIILDEEEIQEWTSDLRPEDFGTPRDGKTDDDPSGLSDGEDRDK
- a CDS encoding lipase family protein; protein product: MAAPAAYKDLTATRVIRAGNHAATRRVLLPLIDESARSLTRLLTGRQRRPDRAGSQIIPDPTAVPDFGTATSAPGMEPGTLVNVAPLRVLGTRGELNPASSYRFEYITEDPTGRAITATGGVCLSKTPHLRDTPRPVVAFAPSTQGVAAHCDPSHTCAIGLSVFPDRPVDAIAAYELPVLTWFLAQGVDVIFIDYPRDPVAGIQYYCDSITAAGALVDAIRAARHLGITPDQPLGLWGFSQGGGAVGWAAQLSRTTPDINPIAAVVGAPPSDLPGVLRAVDGGMLTGVIAYAVAGLAATRPELHDEILPVLTSHGLTEILRNIATCAGGTVITSAYENTTSWTTTGQSLGDILDDLPGVLREFERQQLGRITPGIPVLLWGSTHDDVIPVHQVRDVRDRWVARGADVTWHESGLPRVPGRTGLNHFGPYFRHLTDHSGWLLDRLHGA